The DNA sequence GCTGGCGTGTACTGTACtgagtaaaagagaaagattcatcactcCATCGTATGTGCTTTTCTTCAGATAAACTTCTTTTACAAAAATTCTATTACAGTTGTTTCTTTGCATATGAAACAATGTGATGGACGTTAATATAAAATCAATTCACTGTCCctgtaagagagaaaaaacatcatACAAAGTGACTTCAGCAGTTCTAGCTGTGGCAGTGACATAAGTTAATTTAACTTAGTTTTACATTACAGGCCCTCAGATAACTTGCATGTTTTAAGGCAGCGGGGAACCTGCATCTCTAAGTTAAGATGTGTGAGTGTAGATGATACTTACCTGGGCAAAAAATGCCACATTTCTGCAGTTCTCCTGATCATTGTTCCTACTGAGGTCACACAtccagaggaaggaggaatcgCTCAGGTCAATAGCATACAGCACAATGGCAGTAATGGCAAAGATAGCTCCACAAATGTTCATAAACACAGTGAAGCCCACCTGAGAAgatcatttcattcatttaaaagtaaaattcaAACCCTATTTgatagtattttgtattttaactaAGACAGATCACACTTTATTGTACTGACAGTTCACTGCACATTTCCTTCAATTAGTCAATGCAGTTTGGAGGATTTTACTTACCAAGCCGGAAGAAGGAAACTGTCCGGCCAAAATGGTCATGACTCCAGTTACAATGAACTGATGAGAGGTCAGCAGAAAGATCATATTAGAGAAATTCAAGCAATAAaaatagtgcatttgttttGGAATTGTGCTCTAAGTTTTGTCTTTCAAGTGACAAAATTATTTGGGGGAAACTTTTTACAATCATTACATTTGTGTGGAACTTGCTGTATTTGTAAAGATTTTGATAGCATGGCTAAATACAGCATGGagacatatttaatataatccAACAATATGATTTTACCACAGCACCGAGCCAGTACGCAGCTCCCAAGTTGGTCAAATCCCCAGGATGTAGGCTTGGCCGTCCTGGTCCGAGACCAATGTTGAACAGGCCCACCATGATCTGCAGAGTCTGTAATCGATTCGAAACATTCAAATCACTTCATCTTAGTCTTAAACATTTAGAAAGCACCAGGTAAAAGCTTTatgtcaggggtgtcaaacatgcggcctgtgggccagaaccggcccaccaaggtatccaatccagcccactttccttcctgtctgttttccttccttccatctgtccttccttccttccgccctttcttccatctgtccttcttccctttctttctttctttcttttttccttccttcattccttccatctttccttcctgtcttgtttcccttccttcctcccttccatctgtccttccctcctaccctttgtccttcctccctttcttttttccttccttcgttccttccatctttccttccagtcttgttttccttccttcctccctttctgccttccttccatctgtccttcctccctttctgccttccttccatcggtccttcctccctttctttcttttttccttctttccttccatcgctccttccatctttttaatggtccggcccacatgagatcaaattgggctgtatgtggcccttgaatgaaaatgagtttgacacccctgctataTGTGAATACATTTATTCTAATGTCTCACCCCAAAAGCTGTTGTGACACTTGTCTGCATCAGCCTCTCATACACTGAGCAGCGCTCTGCATGGCGACAAAGAGCCTTCGGGATTTGGTACA is a window from the Scomber japonicus isolate fScoJap1 chromosome 10, fScoJap1.pri, whole genome shotgun sequence genome containing:
- the LOC128367093 gene encoding membrane-spanning 4-domains subfamily A member 4A-like, which translates into the protein MFPPLYQIPKALCRHAERCSVYERLMQTSVTTAFGTLQIMVGLFNIGLGPGRPSLHPGDLTNLGAAYWLGAVFIVTGVMTILAGQFPSSGLVGFTVFMNICGAIFAITAIVLYAIDLSDSSFLWMCDLSRNNDQENCRNVAFFAQRLLRSMDITLIAVAVLQLCVNIRFSVLGIKALCEKEREGGRYVEDHQAELKDVPLVSPGA